The Henckelia pumila isolate YLH828 unplaced genomic scaffold, ASM3356847v2 CTG_461:::fragment_3, whole genome shotgun sequence genome window below encodes:
- the LOC140871758 gene encoding uncharacterized protein, which translates to MAMQTGVAASKVLVIVGAGLTGSIILRSGQLSDIISQFQELIQRLNEAETSPGKYDASLLAAQVRLLAKEIKELSLSNPVTIFNGNSSSNGSYASYLLPAAALGAMGGCYMWWKGWSFSDIMFVTKQNMANAVTSVSKQLEQVSEALASTRRHLSKRLENLDWKLDEQREISKLISNDVGDVKSNLNQIGYDIGLIQETLSGLEGKIELLESKQDMTNSGLWYLCQVAGSIEDGGSSKIIQDVGAKLIDNSTVLHEAEKAKGLQFIIGDDEPNTVQKTSPGMDGKDVNFPSKKVHSTNMRIHRSYPVGLSVVRDILG; encoded by the exons ATGGCGATGCAAACTGGCGTTGCCGCCTCTAAAGTCCTCGTCATCGTCGGCGCAG GTTTAACTGGATCTATCATCTTGAGGAGTGGGCAATTGTCTGATATAATTTCGCAGTTTCAAGAGTTGATACAAAGATTAAATGAAGCTGAAACATCACCTGGAAAGTATGATGCATCTCTCCTAGCAGCTCAA GTTCGATTATTAGCTAAAGAGATCAAGGAATTGAGCTTATCCAATCCGGTTACGATATTTAACGGAAATTCATCCTCCAATG GGAGTTATGCCTCGTACCTATTGCCTGCTGCAGCTCTTGGTGCTATGGGAGGATGTTATATGTGGTGGAAG GGCTGGTCATTCTCTGATATTATGTTTGTCACAAAGCAAAACATGGCAAATGCTGTTACATCTGTGTCTAAGCAGTTGGAACAGGTTTCTGAAGCATTGGCT TCAACAAGGAGACACCTATCAAAGAGACTTGAAAACTTGGATTGGAAACTTGATGAGCAGAGGGAGATATCGAAACTCATCTCCAATGAT GTTGGTGATGTGAAGTCAAATCTCAATCAGATTGGTTATGATATTGGTTTGATTCAGGAGACATTATCCGGCCTG GAAGGAAAGATTGAGCTTCTTGAAAGCAAGCAG GATATGACAAATTCTGGTCTGTGGTATCTTTGTCAAGTGGCTGGAAGCATTGAAGATGGGGGGAGTTCGAAAATTATACAG GATGTCGGGGCGAAGCTGATAGACAATTCGACCGTCTTGCATGAGGCAGAGAAAGCAAAG GGGCTTCAGTTCATCATTGGTGACGATGAACCGAATACAGTGCAGAAAACTTCCCCTGGTATGGATGGGAAAGACGTCAATTTTCCTTCTAAAAAGGTGCATTCCACAAATATGAGAATTCATCGTTCGTATCCTGTTGGCCTCTCTGTTGTTAGAGATATTTTGGGTTGA